In Brienomyrus brachyistius isolate T26 chromosome 3, BBRACH_0.4, whole genome shotgun sequence, the following proteins share a genomic window:
- the c3h12orf73 gene encoding protein BRAWNIN: MPAGVSWPRYLRMLGASILAMFAGAEVVHRYYLPDLTIPETPPKPGELRTELLGLKNHQDPGSEKQ; this comes from the exons ATGCCTGCTGGGGTGTCCTGGCCACGCTACCTGAGGATGCTGGGAGCCAGTATCTTAGCCATGTTTGCGGGGGCTGAAGTTGTCCATCGCTACTATCTTCCTGACTTG ACAATTCCAGAAACACCACCCAAGCCTGGGGAGCTGAGAACTGAACTGCTGGGACTGAAAAACCATCAAGATCCTGGTTCAGAGAAGCAGTGA